The window cttaCCTCCCTTCAGGCTCCTGTTATGCTAACTCTGTTAGGAACACAATGGGTGCTGTCTTCTGTTTCAGAACACCAGGTATGGAATGGCTAAGGGTAGAGTTCTGTGTAAGTGCTTACTACACAGAGCAAGATATCCCAAAAAGCAGCAATGAAATCTAAGTCAATCCCATATCTAGTTAGCTCTGGGGGCACAAGTTCCCAATAGGGTAGTCTCAGAAGTTGAAAAGATAGACAGTTGTTTTACCTTCTCCTGAGTTGATTTACTTAACAGGTTGGAGTGACCTAGGTAAAGGGCCACTTACTGCTGGGATCCTGCCTGTCACAACCCCCATGGCAAATTGGAAGCCCTGGTTAGGGTCAGGAGAGCAGGATCATAATCCTGGCTTCTCTACTGAGAAAATTTAGGAACTTGTtttccattaattaattaattaagtaaataCTAATTAGCtctaactatgtgccaggcacagtactAGGGCATGTAACTATAATAGCTAACAAGACAAGGTCTTTTCATTCATGAATTTACATTCCATCAGAAGAGTGGAGAAAGTCCTATACCATCACCTACAGCTATTTCCCCATCTCTGAAACGGTGAGATAGTTTCCAGGTTCAATTTGAACTTCAGGGCCTGCTAATTTAGCATTTGGTCAAAGCTCAGAATATAGGAAAGCTGCCCGATACTATATAGTCGGTATGCGGTTGTTGATGTGACTATTCTGGCTTTTCCTATACAAGTAAGGTACATCTCACAGTTGGGtagaaatgttttcaatattCCACCCGACCTCGGAAAGCAGCACGCCCCCTCTCTACTTTGCCTGACGTATGGTTACAGCAGCACCTATTTTCAAAAGGCCCGAGGTCGTTAGGCATTTGGTGTTTCGAAATGCTGTTTGAAAGGCTTCCGTTCGCCCAAGTCATGTATTTGCTAGTCGACATGGGTTAGTTAGGGGTACAGAAAACTTGGTTTCGGTTTAGCAGGGCAGCAAAGTGCTGGGGATGACTGATGGCGTCACATAACCGTAACATTTTAATCCAAGGAGCTCACTAAAAAGACGGCAGAGGCGAATGCAAGCAGGAATGGTGGATCATGCAGGTTTTAAGGCCGCGCTCCGTCCTTTATACGGTGCCCGGAGCTTCCTTCGAAATGCAAGCTTCCAAAGCCTCCTAGCTTGCCCGAAGCAGCGTTTTCCCCGTCACAATCCCGAGCACAGCAATGCTGCGTCGACACCTGTGGCTGAAGAAGGGGAATCCGCCACTAGAGTCACGCGGGGGTGGTGATGCCAGGAATCCTTTGACTGCGCAGGCGCCCGAGTCTCGGCGCGCTCCAGCCTGGGCCTCGCCCGCGCGCGCCGCCGCCAGAGCCTGGGGCCACGCCCATAACGTCCACCGAATGGGGCGGGGCGAGCCCGCACAATTGAATGGGAGCCGGGACGAGTTGCACATTCCAGCGGGCCCACGTGACGCGGGCGCACCGCCTGAGGTAAACAACCGCGGCCCCGCCTCCCGGCCTTTCCGCGCGCCCTATTCTGCTCCTAGCCGGCGGGACGCGCTCCAGCGGGGCGGGCGGCTTCCTTCGAGAGTCCCCAGCGGCCGCCACGGGCCGGAGCAGCGGCAGCGGGCGCGGCGTCCCGGGTCTGCGAGCAGAGTGCACCGACAGGGGTCGAGCGCgcgtcccctccctgcccccaccgcGCGCTGTGGCGCAGCAGGAATTTGGCGGGGACCCGCGCACTATTTGCGGCTCTTGACGCGCGGCCGGCTGGCGGCCCTTGGGTCATTTTTATTCTAGGGGCACTGGGTCATCGCGCTCGGCCGGCCCCCTCCCCTGGGCCCGGAGGGTGTGTCCCCCTCACCCGGGCTCGCCGCGCCTATAAGGGGCCGAGCGGCGGGCAAGGACATGCAGCTCTACAGCAGCGTCTGCACCCACTACCCAGCCGGGGGACCGGGACCCACGGCCGCAGCCCCTGCTCCGCCCGCCACTACCGCTGCCACCCCTTTCAAGGTCTCTCTGCAGACCCCGGGACCCGCCAGCGGCGCACCGGAGCCCGAGACCGGTGAGTGCCAGCCCGTCGCGGCCGCCGAGCCCCGGGAAGCCGCAGCCGCCCCCGCCGCCAAGATGCCTGCTTTCTCTTGCTTCGAGATGGTGTCTGGGGCCGCCGCGCCCGCTTCCGCCGCCGCTGGCCCCCCGGGCGGGTCCTGCAAGCCTCCGCTGCCGCAACACTACAAGTCCACGGCGCAGATCACCGTGCGGGCCCTGGGCGCCGACCGGCTCGTGCTGCACGGGCCGGATCCAGGCGTCGCGGCGCCAGCCGCCCAGCGCGGACGCTGCCTCCTGCTGGCCCCCGCGCCCGGCGCCCCTGTCCCACCGCGGCGGGGCTCCTCGGCCTGGCTCCTGGAGGAGCTGCTGAGGCCCGACTGCCCCGAGACAGCGGGAAAGGACGCGGCCCGGGAGGGGCCTGATCGAAGCTTCCGATTGAGCGAGCACCGCCAGGCCTTGGCGGCAGCCAAGCACCGGGGTCCCGCACCGCCCCCTGGGAGCCCGGAGCCCAGCCCAGGCCCGTGGGGTGAGGAGCACCCGGCGGAGAGGAGCCTCCGGGTCTGGGAGAGAGCCAGCGACCGCAGCGATCCTCCCGGCGCGGACGAGGGGCGGCGGCCCGGCCCGGAGGCCGAGGCACCCGCGGCCCGAAGCTGCGAGGCCGCGCAGAACGGCGCAGCCGAGGCGGCGATCGTCTCCAGGTCGGATGGTAGAGACGAGAAACTGGCCCTGTACTTGGCGGAGGTGGAGCGGCAGGACAAGTACCTGCGACAGAGGAATAAGTACCGATTTCACATCATTCCCGATGGCAACTGCCTCTACCGAGCGGTGAGCAAGACGGTGTACGGGGACCAGAGCCTGCACCGGGAACTGAGGGAACAGACGGTGCACTACATCGCGGATCATCTCGACCACTTTAGCCCCCTGATTGAGGGCGACGTGGGGGAGTTTATCATCGCTGCTGCTCAGGACGGGGCATGGGCAGGGTACCCGGAATTGCTGGCCATGGGGCAGATGCTGAATGTGAATATACACTTAACGACTGGAGGAAGGTTGGAGAGCCCCACGGTGTCTACCATGATTCACTATTTGGGCCCAGAGGATTCCTTAAGGCCTAGTATTTGGCTCAGTTGGCTCAGCAATGGACATTATGATGCAGTGTTCGATCACTCCTATCCTAATCCAGAGTATGACAATTGGTGCAAACAGACTCAAGTGCAAAGAAAACGGGATGAAGAACTTGCCAAATCCATGGCCATATCTCTCTCCAAAATGTATATTGAACAAAATGCATGCTCCTGAAGTGTCTGAAAACTTACACCCTGGGAAAAGTGCATACATAATTTGTGTTTGGAGAATTATATGAACTCTAATCAGGGTAATAGCACTTTTAAACTTCTGGTAGATTTACAGTAGGTGTAATGCCTTAATccttttttttgaatgtttttctcaGAGCTGAAGGTTGCTGGGCACCTAAATGATGTTTCATGGTAGCTTTGGGTGATCCTACTGTTATTTA of the Rhinolophus sinicus isolate RSC01 linkage group LG02, ASM3656204v1, whole genome shotgun sequence genome contains:
- the OTUD1 gene encoding OTU domain-containing protein 1, whose translation is MQLYSSVCTHYPAGGPGPTAAAPAPPATTAATPFKVSLQTPGPASGAPEPETGECQPVAAAEPREAAAAPAAKMPAFSCFEMVSGAAAPASAAAGPPGGSCKPPLPQHYKSTAQITVRALGADRLVLHGPDPGVAAPAAQRGRCLLLAPAPGAPVPPRRGSSAWLLEELLRPDCPETAGKDAAREGPDRSFRLSEHRQALAAAKHRGPAPPPGSPEPSPGPWGEEHPAERSLRVWERASDRSDPPGADEGRRPGPEAEAPAARSCEAAQNGAAEAAIVSRSDGRDEKLALYLAEVERQDKYLRQRNKYRFHIIPDGNCLYRAVSKTVYGDQSLHRELREQTVHYIADHLDHFSPLIEGDVGEFIIAAAQDGAWAGYPELLAMGQMLNVNIHLTTGGRLESPTVSTMIHYLGPEDSLRPSIWLSWLSNGHYDAVFDHSYPNPEYDNWCKQTQVQRKRDEELAKSMAISLSKMYIEQNACS